In Gemmatimonadaceae bacterium, the genomic stretch CGCGCTGGCCGGCTTCAAGTTCGCGCTCAACGACAATGCCGCGTTGCGCATCGACGGCGTGTGGGACTGGCTGGCCAATCAGGATTGGAAGTCGTACAAGAGTGTGCGCGTGGGACTCAGCCTGTACCGGAACCCGTTCCACGAGACACGGACGGTGACGGTGACGGGCCCCACGGTGACCGTGGTGCAGCATGACGATTCGGTGAGCGCGGCGGAGATTCGCCGGCTCCGCGATCGCGATGCCGCGCTGCAGGCGCTGCGCGATTCGCTCGCCAATGCGCCCGTGACCCAGGCCGCCGTCACGTCGGCCGCGACCCTGGCGACGATGGAAGCGCGGATCCACTTCGCGTTCGACAAGTCGGTGCTCACCGATTCCGCCAAGGCGATTCTCGATGAGAAGATCGAGGTGTTCCGCGCCAACCCGAACATGACGATCGTGATCGGAGGCTACACGGACCTCGTCGGCACCGATGCCTACAACATGGCGCTCGGCACGCGGCGGGCGCAGGCCGCGAAGGACTACATCGTGGACCATGGCATCGCCGCCAACCGCATCATCGTCGAGTCGAAGGGCGAGCGCCAGCAGATCCCCAATTCCGCAGGCGTGGCCGGTGAGGCGCCCAATCGCCGGGCGGTCTTCCACCTGCTGATCGCGCCCGACGTCGTGAAGCCGGAGCGATGACGGCCCGAGCTGATGGTCAGCTCAGCGGCGATGTGCCGGGCGCGGAGGGCGGCGCCCGGCAGATCGCCGATCATGGAGCGCAAGCGGGGAGCGAGGATCGATGGATGCGACCAAGCAAATTCACTGAGGAGCAGATCGTGCAGGCGCTCCGGCAGGTCAGGGCCGGAACGCCCGCCGTGCAGATCTGCCGCAAGCTGGGCATCACGCAGACCACATTCTACCGCTGGCGCAAGAAGCACGACAGCGCCGCCGCGGGCGAATGGCAGGAGGTCCGCGTGCTCCGGGACGAGAATCAGAAACTGAAGCAGATCGTGGCCAATCTCCTGCTCGACAAACAGGGATCGACGGAGACTCGCGGCAAGCATTCATAGCACCGGCGCGCCGTACGCGCGCCGGCGCCTCTACCACCGCCTTCGGGCGCGGAGGAAGACCCCATGTTGATGACGTTGGCGATCATTCTGATCGTCCTCTGGTTGCTCGGAATGGTCACCGCATACACGATGGGCGGGCTGATCCACATCCTGCTCGTCGTCGCGATCATCGTGATCCTGGTGCGCGTCATCCAGGGTCGGAAGGTGCTGTAGCCCTCGAATGGAGATTTCACAATGAACGCAATCAAGCTCGTGGCGATCGTGCTCATCGTCGGCGGCGCGCTCGGACTCGCGTATGGCGGCTTCACGTATACCAGACGCACGCACGAGGCGCAGATGGGACCATTCTCGATGACCATGCAGGACCGGCAGACCGTCGCCATTCCGCTCTGGGCTGGCATCGCCGCGGTGGTCGTCGGCGGCGCGCTGCTGCTCGTACCGGCCAGGAAGAGCTAGGACCGCGGCCTTCCCCTGCGGCCCCACGCACGATGGCCGGCAGGTCATCGCCTCCCCCTCTCCATGAGACACCCATGCAACAGACACGCAGGACAACCACGCTTCACGGTGCGGGACGCGCCGGCGTGCTCGTGGCGGTCGGACTCTCCCTGTCCGCCTGCGCCATGCTCAACAAGAAGGGAAGTGGCGGGCTCATCGGCGCCGGCGCCGGGGGCGGCATCGGCGCCGTGATCGGCAACAACACGGGGTCGACGGCGCGCGGAGCGATCATCGGGGCGGTCGTGGGCGGGCTCGCCGGCACCATCATCGGCAATCAGATGGACCAACAGGCCAAGGCCATCAAGCAGACGGTGACCGGCGCGACGGTGGTACGCGTGGGCGAGGGCATCCAGGTGACGTTCGCGTCGGGGCTGCTTTTCGACCTGAACTCCGAGCAGATCCTGCCCAACGCGGCCACGAATCTGCATAATCTCGCGGTGAGCCTCGACCAGTATCCGAATACCGACGTGCTCATCGTCGGGCATACCGACGCATCGGGCACGGCCGACTACAATCAGGCCTTGTCCGAGCGGCGCGCGCAGTCGGCATCGGACTTTCTGGTCTCGCAGGGGGTACAGGCGAGCCGCATCCGCACCATGGGCCGCGGCGAGATGGAGCCGGTGGCCTCCAACGACACCGACGCGGGGCGCGCCAGCAATCGGCGCGTGGAAGTGGCGATCTTCGCGAACGCGGCCACGCGAGCGGGGGCCGGCAAGTGATCGAGCGGACGCGGGGTGGCGTCGTGCCACCCGCGCCCGCGGCATGACGGCGCTCTACAACATCTTCGCCGTCACCGGCCCCGCGCTCACCACGTGCGGGGCCGGGCTGCTTGCGTACGACGTCATGCGAGGACCCATGCGTCTGATCCGGCGTCAGCAACATGCCGGCAGATTGGAAGCCGCGGCCACGACCCGTGACGAGTCCATGCACCGGTTCGAGATGCCGGAGAGTGAATACTCGACGCAGGAGCAGGCGGTCGTGGCCAAGATCGACGCGAGATTCGACTCCGTGGTGGACCGGTTGAAGGGGCGGTTCGAGAGCGCCGTGACGCAGGAGTACGATCGCGCCTTCTATCTGGGAGTCGCCGGGCTGGTGTTGGTGGGGGTTGGCGGCATCTGCGAGACTGCGGCCGCGCTGCTGGCGTGGGCGGGACACGCCCGATAGGCGCCCACCGGCGCGGAGCGCAGGCGCGCCACCGCATGTCCCTTGGTCAGGCGCTCCCCCGTGGCCTTGACGTGCTGAACCGGCCGCCCGCACGTTGTGGGGGCGCTGCATCCGTCAGGTGACTCATCCCCGAACCGGAGGTCCCCATGGTAGGCATGCGAGGGCTGTGGATTCCCGTGGTGCTGTCGGCGGTGATCGTCTTCGTGGTCAGCTCCATCATCCACATGGTGCTGCCGTGGCACAAGGGCGACTATCCGGCGCTGCCCGACCAGGACAAGCTGCTCGATGCGCTCCGGCCGTTCAATCTCCAGCCCGGGGACTACATGCTCCCGCGGCCCAAGGACATGGCGGAGATGAAGACCGAGGCGTTCAAGGCGAAGCTGGACCGCGGGCCCAAGTTGGTCATGACCGTGATGCCCAACGGGGCCGGCGGGATGGGTTCGAACCTCGTGCTCTGGTTCGTCTACGCGCTCATCGTGAGCGCCTTCTCGGCGTACATCACGGGGCGCGCGCTGCCGGCGGGAGCAACGTACCTGCAGGTGTTCCGCTTCGCCGGCGCGACGGCCTTCCTGGCGTATTCGGTGGCGCTCTGGCAGATGTCCATCTGGTACAAGCGGGCGTGGAGCCTCACCATCAAGGCCACGGTCGACGGACTGTTCTACGCGTGCCTCACCGCGGGCGCCTTCGGGTGGCTCTGGCCGCGGTGAGGAATGGCCGGCGCGCGGTGGCGACTACCGGCCCGCGCCGGTCTTCGCCGCCGCGGCTGCGGCTTTCTTGGTGGTGATCAGGATGACGCCGTTGAGACCGTCGGCGCCGTACTTCGCGGCGGCCGCCGGCCCCTTGAGCACTTCCACGCTCGCGATCGCGTCGACGGCGGGGAACAGCCGCAGCAATTGTCCCTTGCCGGTAGTTGCGGCATCGCCCGGCGCATCGGCCATCGACGCCTGCTTCACTCCGTCCACGAACACGAGCGGTTGACCGGTACCGGGCGCGCGCGCCTCGGCCTTCGACGGCACCGGCGTGATCGGGCCCGCCACGCGTTGCGGCGCCGGCGTCTCACACGCCGCCAGCACCAGGCCCGCTGCCATCGCGATTCCAACGATCGTTCGCATACCACGCCCCCGCGGCGTCTGCCGCATCAAGTGTTCTACTCGCGCTCCGAGTCCCGACCCGCGCGTGAGCGACGGCGCCGGGAGCCACGGCGTGCGAGCGCGATCCCACGCCCCCAACAAGACCCGCGCGTACTGCGGGCGATCCAGGCCGGCCGACAGCACCCGCTCGTCGCAATCGAATTCGATGGCGCGCCGCAACCCGCGCCAGCCCAGCCAGAGTCCCAGATTCCACGGAAAGACCACCACCGCGGCGAGCGCCGCGATCAATAGCGCCGGGTCGCGCGCGCGCTGGTGTTCCCGCTCGTGCTCCACGATGGCGCGCTGCGCGTCGTCGTCCAGCGCCAGCACCCAGCGCGGCACCACGATCCGCGGCCGCAACACTCCGACGGCCGCGGGACCGAGCGTGTCGGACAGCGCCACCACGGTGCCCCCCGCCACGCCCGTGCGCCAGGCCCTGCGTTCGGCGCGCAGTCTCCAGAGGGAATGCGAGAGCACGAGCGCGAACGCGACCGACGCCACGCCCCACGCAATGAGCAACGCCAGCCCGACGCCCGCAGACACCGGCGGCAGGTGGAACGGGAGCGCGCCGCCTGCGGCCGGCAACGTTGCTCCGGCCGGAGGCACGGAGCCGCGCGCCGTGGCGGAACCGGCGCCGGACCCGACCCACACCATCGGGAACGCCAGCGACGCCGCCATGGCCGCCGCCCACGCCCAGCGCACCGGCGCTCCGCGATACAGCGACAGCACCGCCTGCGCCGCCGCCGCGCCGAGCGCGAACAGCAAGGCGGCCACGGTCGCCTCGAGCATCCAGGCGGCGATCATTTCTTCGCCTCCCTGATCCGCTCGTTCACGAGCTTGCGCAGGCGGAGCAGTTCGTCCTCGTCGATCGATTCGTCGGACAGCAGCCCGGCAATGAGCAACTCGCGCGACCCGTGATAGACCTTGTCGAGCAGCCGGTGCACGGCGCTCGATCCCGCGTCATCGCTCTCGAGCACGGGGTAGTAGCGGAAACCCTTGCCCTCCAGTTCGTGGCGCACGTGGCCCTTGGCTTCGAGCGTGCGCAGCATGGTGAGCACGGTGGGGTAGGCCAGGTCGTCGGCGATGCCGTCCCGTGCCTCGGCCACCGTGGCCGATCCGCGCTGCCAGAGCACGGACATCACGTCGAGTTCGCGCCGCGTGAGATGTACGCTCAACCGGTCTCCTATTAGCTTTGTAATAGATAATTGCTCACCGGCCGCCGTTCGTCAAGGGCGAGTGTTTCGGCCGGGCAAATCCGCGTAGCTTCCCGGTATGCCAGGCCCTCCATATAAGGCGGTCGTCGTCGGAGCCACCGGCGCCGTGGGATCGGCGTTGGTGCGCGAGCTGCTCGGATCGCCGCGATGCACCGCCGTCACGGTGCTGGTCCGGCGTGCCACGACAATGTTCGCCAAGACGCCAGGCTGGGAAAAGCTCCGCGTCGAGGTGATCGACTTCGCGGATCTCGAACGCCGCACGGCGGACCTGGCCGCCGGCCATGACGCCGCCTTCTGCACCATGGGCATCGGACAGCCCCGCAAGGTGCCGCCCCAGGAATTCTGGCGCGTGGACGTGGAATACGCGGGCGCGTTCGCGCGCGGCGCGCGCGCCGCCGGCGTTCACCATCTGTCGCTCCTGTCGGCCTTCGGCGCCGAAGAACGCTCCCACGTGCGCTACTCGCGCGTCAAAGGGGTGGCCGAGGCCACCGTGCTCGGCGCCGGTCTCGCGCGCACGAGCATCTTCCGCCCCAGCCTGCTCGTCACGCGCGAGATTCGCTATGGCCTGCAGGATCGCCTCTCGCAGGCGCTCGTGCCGCTCGTGTCGCCGCTCCTCCCCAGTCGGTTCCATCAGATTCGCGTGGAGGATCTGGGCCGGGCCATGCGCCTGAACGCCGAGCAGGGCGGTCCCGACGGCCGCGAGGTGCTGTATTATCGTGAGTGCATGGCGTTGCTGGCGGCCTAGGCATGTCGAGTAGCGTCCTGCTGTACGACGGCCAGTGCGGGCTCTGCAGCGGTACGGTGCGGTTCCTGCTGCGCCACGAACGCCGCCACTCGTTGCGGTTCGCCACGCTCGATGGCGCCGTCTCGCGCCGGGTGATCGCGCGCCATCCGGAACTCCGCGGCGTCGACTCCGTGGTGTGGGTGGACGCCCCGGACACTCCCGCCGAGTGCGTGATGGTGCGGTCCGAGGCCGCGTTGCGCGTGGCGCGCTACCTCGGTGGCGCATGGCGGATGGCCCTGGCCTGCCGGCTCGTTCCGCGGCCCGTGCGCGACCGGGCCTATGATTTCGTCGCACGCCATCGGCACCGGCTGCTCGGCGCTTCCCGCGAATGCTTGGTTCCGCCGGCCGATATGCGGGATCGCTTCCTCGACTGGCCCCTCCCGTGACGATGCCTGGTCGCCGCGTCCTCGCGATCGGGGCGGCCGGCCTCGCGCTCGCCGCCTGCGCGACGGTGCCGCCTCCGCCCCCTGGGCCCACGTACACCTTTCGCTGCGCCGACGGTTATACGGTAAGTGTTCGCTTCTTCTCCGACGGCTTGCGGCTCCGGACGCCCGATACGAGTGTGGTCATGGCGCACACGATCTCGGCCGACGGCGGGCGCTACCGCGCCGGCGATCTGGTATTCTGGGAGAAGGGTGCGACCGCATTCATCCAGCGCGGCGACACGATCATCCACCGGGACTGCGAACGGGGCAAGCATGGCGCACAGCGGGCCGCAGGGCCGTGAGGGACTCTCGTTCGGGCGAGCCCTCGTGTATGCCTGGCTCACGATCGGGATCGTGGACATCGCCGACGCGCTCGTCTTCTACGGATTTCTGGGTGCCACGCCGCGCCTGATCTTCCAGAGCATCGCGTCGGGGCTCCTCGGCCGGGCGGCGTTCAGCGGCGGATTCTGGGTCCAATGCCTGGGCGTCGCCCTCCACTTCTTGATCTCGTTCGTCATCGCGCTGGTCTATCTGGCCGCCAGCCGTCGGATGCGGACTCTCGCCCGACGGCCCTGGGCATGGGGGCCGGCGTACGGCCTGGCCGTCTGGTTCGTGATGTATTTCGTGGTGCTGCCCCTCTCGGCCCACGGTCCGGCCGCGATGAAGTGGCCGACGGTCGTCGACGAGATCGCGATCCACCTGCTGGGTGTTGGACTGCCCGCGGCGCTCTTCGCCAGGGCCCACGCCGAGCGCGGCGTCTAGGGTCGCCCTGGCAGTCCCGCGGGATTTCGCGCAATCTCTCCCCATGCGAAAGCGAATCGAGTTGGTCGCCGTGCTCGCCGCCGTGGCATTCGCGCCGGCGCTCGGCGCGCAGGAGAACGCCGTCCCTGCCCGTGAAGATTCGGTGCCCGCGGTGCGCCTTGCCGCGCGCGA encodes the following:
- a CDS encoding M56 family metallopeptidase, which encodes MIAAWMLEATVAALLFALGAAAAQAVLSLYRGAPVRWAWAAAMAASLAFPMVWVGSGAGSATARGSVPPAGATLPAAGGALPFHLPPVSAGVGLALLIAWGVASVAFALVLSHSLWRLRAERRAWRTGVAGGTVVALSDTLGPAAVGVLRPRIVVPRWVLALDDDAQRAIVEHEREHQRARDPALLIAALAAVVVFPWNLGLWLGWRGLRRAIEFDCDERVLSAGLDRPQYARVLLGAWDRARTPWLPAPSLTRGSGLGARVEHLMRQTPRGRGMRTIVGIAMAAGLVLAACETPAPQRVAGPITPVPSKAEARAPGTGQPLVFVDGVKQASMADAPGDAATTGKGQLLRLFPAVDAIASVEVLKGPAAAAKYGADGLNGVILITTKKAAAAAAKTGAGR
- a CDS encoding MliC family protein translates to MPGRRVLAIGAAGLALAACATVPPPPPGPTYTFRCADGYTVSVRFFSDGLRLRTPDTSVVMAHTISADGGRYRAGDLVFWEKGATAFIQRGDTIIHRDCERGKHGAQRAAGP
- a CDS encoding transposase, with amino-acid sequence MRPSKFTEEQIVQALRQVRAGTPAVQICRKLGITQTTFYRWRKKHDSAAAGEWQEVRVLRDENQKLKQIVANLLLDKQGSTETRGKHS
- a CDS encoding BlaI/MecI/CopY family transcriptional regulator, whose product is MSVHLTRRELDVMSVLWQRGSATVAEARDGIADDLAYPTVLTMLRTLEAKGHVRHELEGKGFRYYPVLESDDAGSSAVHRLLDKVYHGSRELLIAGLLSDESIDEDELLRLRKLVNERIREAKK
- a CDS encoding OmpA family protein, which produces TRPNGLNDVNVGLLSGRLVAVPFKSGGVSFLLGAGAGVSTETNFMHTYGVDALAGFKFALNDNAALRIDGVWDWLANQDWKSYKSVRVGLSLYRNPFHETRTVTVTGPTVTVVQHDDSVSAAEIRRLRDRDAALQALRDSLANAPVTQAAVTSAATLATMEARIHFAFDKSVLTDSAKAILDEKIEVFRANPNMTIVIGGYTDLVGTDAYNMALGTRRAQAAKDYIVDHGIAANRIIVESKGERQQIPNSAGVAGEAPNRRAVFHLLIAPDVVKPER
- a CDS encoding NAD(P)H-binding protein; its protein translation is MPGPPYKAVVVGATGAVGSALVRELLGSPRCTAVTVLVRRATTMFAKTPGWEKLRVEVIDFADLERRTADLAAGHDAAFCTMGIGQPRKVPPQEFWRVDVEYAGAFARGARAAGVHHLSLLSAFGAEERSHVRYSRVKGVAEATVLGAGLARTSIFRPSLLVTREIRYGLQDRLSQALVPLVSPLLPSRFHQIRVEDLGRAMRLNAEQGGPDGREVLYYRECMALLAA
- a CDS encoding lmo0937 family membrane protein — encoded protein: MLMTLAIILIVLWLLGMVTAYTMGGLIHILLVVAIIVILVRVIQGRKVL
- a CDS encoding DCC1-like thiol-disulfide oxidoreductase family protein translates to MSSSVLLYDGQCGLCSGTVRFLLRHERRHSLRFATLDGAVSRRVIARHPELRGVDSVVWVDAPDTPAECVMVRSEAALRVARYLGGAWRMALACRLVPRPVRDRAYDFVARHRHRLLGASRECLVPPADMRDRFLDWPLP
- a CDS encoding OmpA family protein; amino-acid sequence: MQQTRRTTTLHGAGRAGVLVAVGLSLSACAMLNKKGSGGLIGAGAGGGIGAVIGNNTGSTARGAIIGAVVGGLAGTIIGNQMDQQAKAIKQTVTGATVVRVGEGIQVTFASGLLFDLNSEQILPNAATNLHNLAVSLDQYPNTDVLIVGHTDASGTADYNQALSERRAQSASDFLVSQGVQASRIRTMGRGEMEPVASNDTDAGRASNRRVEVAIFANAATRAGAGK